A genomic region of Dreissena polymorpha isolate Duluth1 chromosome 4, UMN_Dpol_1.0, whole genome shotgun sequence contains the following coding sequences:
- the LOC127878990 gene encoding L-methionine gamma-lyase-like translates to MSQLWNPARSELETLPDIDFSSLSIDTLATSTRFINPGTEPLVAPITHSSTYKIKNVDDYLRILQESGYIYGRLGNPNSDAVECAINALEGGAGTLVFTSGMAAISSALICFLQAGDHVICQNPVYSATFDMLDKILKKFGVETSWVPAGSDVDVYAQSIRPNTKLLYGETPCNPMMNLLNLEEFGKLGQSRAIMTMVDSTFASPFCQPTIKFGIDISMHSCTKYLGGHSDLTAGCLTFREVKNWKLMKRYQSSLGVQLSPHDGSLLLRGIKTIHVRMPRHCINAQKVAEFLEGHPKVSYVMYPGLKSHPQHDLAKQQMTRVFSGMLVVEIKGGIHGGKAFVENVRLGQLAVSLGGVETLLQHPATMTHGPMIMSDAERKKAGITDGLVRISVGLEDPDDLIRDFTQALEHVKL, encoded by the exons ATGAG CCAACTGTGGAATCCAGCGCGCTCGGAGTTAGAGACACTTCCGGATATCGACTTCTCGTCGCTGTCTATTGACACCCTTGCAACGTCCACTAGATTTATCAATCCGGGCACAGAGCCATTGGTTGCACCAATAACGCACAGCAGCACCTACAAAATTAAGAACGTCGATGATTACCTGAGGATCTTACAAGAGTCGGGATACATTTATGGTCGCTTAGGTAATCCCAACTCCGACGCAGTGGAATGTGCGATCAATGCATTAGAGGGTGGAGCCGGAACGCTTGTGTTTACGTCCGGTATGGCCGCCATAAGCTCTGCTCTTATATGCTTTCTGCAGGCCGGTGACCATGTCATATGCCAGAATCCAGTGTACAGTGCAACGTTTGACATGCTGGATAAAATTTTAAAGAAGTTTGGCGTTGAGACATCCTGGGTCCCAGCAGGGTCAGATGTGGACGTGTATGCGCAAAGCATTCGACCCAATACTAAGCTGTTGTACGGGGAAACACCATGCAACCCAATGATGAACCTTCTTAATCTCGAAGAATTCGGTAAACTGGGCCAATCGAGAGCCATTATGACAATGGTAGACAGCACCTTTGCAAGTCCTTTCTGCCAACCGACGATAAAGTTTGGAATCGACATTTCTATGCATAGCTGCACTAAATATCTCGGAGGCCACAGCGATCTTACTGCTGGATGCCTGACGTTCCGCGAAGTAAAGAACTGGAAACTGATGAAAAGATACCAGAGCTCTCTTGGCGTCCAACTCTCTCCCCACGACGGCAGCCTTTTGCTAAGAGGCATTAAAACGATTCATGTTCGCATGCCAAGGCATTGCATCAACGCACAAAAGGTCGCAGAGTTTCTGGAAGGCCATCCAAAGGTGAGCTATGTTATGTATCCCGGATTAAAGTCTCACCCGCAACACGACCTAGCGAAACAACAGATGACACGGGTATTCAGTGGAATGCTTGTCGTGGAAATAAAAGGAGGAATTCATGGAGGAAAGGCATTCGTTGAG AATGTTCGTCTCGGACAACTAGCCGTTTCTCTGGGAGGCGTGGAGACCTTGTTGCAGCATCCTGCCACGATGACGCACGGGCCAATGATCATGTCCGATGCCGAACGCAAGAAGGCTGGCATCACAGACGGACTGGTTAGAATCAG CGTTGGATTGGAGGATCCAGACGACCTGATTCGAGACTTCACTCAAGCACTAGAACATGTGAAACTTTAA
- the LOC127877603 gene encoding uncharacterized protein LOC127877603 isoform X1 — protein sequence MSSIEEGSEMIFPHALNSLGSYFSRPQGSVRCMESAVKDLESRCFTSQTKASHMVKVHHYLNTNSLGKQHAHVQCDNCCGQNKNNIVIWYLLWRVLVGLHKITLRKVSKLNVNVSCDNLP from the exons ATGTCTTCAATTGAAGAAGGTTCGGAAATGATATTTCCACATGCTTTAAATAG TTTGGGAAGTTATTTTTCAAGACCCCAAGGAAGTGTGAGATGTATGGAATCAGCTGTGAAGGATCtg GAAAGCAGGTGTTTTACCTCGCAGACGAAGGCCAGTCACATGGTAAAGGTGCACCACTACCTTAACACAAACagtcttggcaaacagcatgCTCACGTTCAGTGTGACAACTgttgcggccaaaataaaaacaacatagtcatctggtaccttctgtggagagttcttgtag gtttacacaaaatcactctcaggaaggtctcgaaactgaatgttaatgtgagctgtgacAACCTGCCATAA
- the LOC127877603 gene encoding uncharacterized protein LOC127877603 isoform X2 — MSSIEEGSEMIFPHALNSLGSYFSRPQGSVRCMESAVKDLESRCFTSQTKASHMVKVHHYLNTNSLGKQHAHVQCDNCCGQNKNNIVIWYLLWRVLVYTKSLSGRSRN; from the exons ATGTCTTCAATTGAAGAAGGTTCGGAAATGATATTTCCACATGCTTTAAATAG TTTGGGAAGTTATTTTTCAAGACCCCAAGGAAGTGTGAGATGTATGGAATCAGCTGTGAAGGATCtg GAAAGCAGGTGTTTTACCTCGCAGACGAAGGCCAGTCACATGGTAAAGGTGCACCACTACCTTAACACAAACagtcttggcaaacagcatgCTCACGTTCAGTGTGACAACTgttgcggccaaaataaaaacaacatagtcatctggtaccttctgtggagagttctt gtttacacaaaatcactctcaggaaggtctcgaaactga